From a region of the Salvelinus fontinalis isolate EN_2023a chromosome 13, ASM2944872v1, whole genome shotgun sequence genome:
- the LOC129868978 gene encoding proteasome subunit beta type-6-like, translating into MAVYMSASHSENAFNTHDFVPEWAQEEVSTGTTILAVEFDGGVVIGADSRTTTGSYIANRVTDKLTPIHDHIFCCRSGSAADTQAVADAVTYQLGFHSIELDEPPLVQTAANLFKQMCYRYREELMAGIIVAGWDKRRGGQVYTVPMGGMIVRQPVSVGGSGSSYIYGFMDSNYKPGMTKEECLHFCTQALALAMERDGSSGGVARLAAITEEGLERLVVLGNQLPKFSNA; encoded by the exons ATGGCTGTGTACATGTCAGCGAGCCATTCAGAAAATGCTTTTAATACACATGATTTTGTACCAGAATGGGCACAAGAAGAAGTTAGCACTGGG ACAACCATATTGGCAGTGGAGTTTGATGGAGGGGTTGTGATTGGTGCTGACTCCCGAACAACAACAGG CTCTTACATTGCCAATCGAGTTACTGACAAGTTGACTCCCATTCACGACCACATCTTCTGCTGCCGCTCTGGGTCTGCAGCTGACACACAGGCTGTTGCTGATGCAGTCACCTACCAGCTGGGCTTTCACAG TATTGAGCTGGATGAGCCTCCACTTGTGCAAACGGCAGCCAACCTCTTCAAGCAGATGTGCTACAGATACAGAGAGGAGCTGATGGCTGGCATCATTGTGGCTGGCTGGGACAAAAGAAGGGGTGGACAG GTGTACACAGTCCCAATGGGAGGGATGATAGTGAGGCAGCCAGTGTCAGTAGGGGGTTCTGGTAGCTCCTACATCTATGGCTTCATGGATTCTAACTACAAGCCTGGAATGACCAAGGAAGAGTGCCTTCACTTCTGTACCCAGG CCCTGGCGCTTGCCATGGAGCGGGACGGTTCTAGTGGAGGAGTGGCCCGTCTGGCAGCCATCACAGAGGAGGGCCTGGAGAGACTGGTTGTTTTGGGAAACCAGCTGCCCAAATTCTCCAACGCATAG